The DNA window CGCGTCTGGTAGAGATGGGGGTGGCATTCGACCGCAAGGGGGAACACCTCGCAATGACCCTCGAAGCCGCCCATTCCTATCCCCGCGTCCTCCACGCCGCAGACACAACAGGACGCGCCATCGTCAGCACCCTCACAGAATGCGTCCTCCAACAAGAAAACATTCACATCCTCTCTCAAGCTCTGGTTTTGAACCTATGGTTGCAACCTCAAACCCGTCGCTGTCAGGGGGTCAGATTGTTACAGCGCGATCGCGCTTTTTGGGTACGAGCAGGAGCAGTCGTTCTCGCCACAGGCGGCGGCGGTCAAGTCTTTTCCCAAACCACCAACCCAGCCGTCAGTACCGGAGACGGGATTGCCCTCGCTTGGCGCGCGGGAGCAGTGCTGCGAGATTTAGAATTTTTCCAGTTTCATCCCACCGCCCTCACCCAACCGGGCGCGCCGCGTTTTCTAATCAGCGAAGCCGTACGGGGAGAAGGGGCGCACTTAGTGGACGAACAAGGCAATCGCTTTGCCTTTGAATATCACCCCAAGGGGGAATTAGCGCCCAGAGATGTGGTCAGTCGGGCAATTTTCGACCGTTTAGAAAAAACCGGAACCTCTTGCGTGTATTTAGATTTAAGCCCCATCGAACCGGATCGCGCGCGCTACCGCTTTCCCAATATTCTGCGCGTTTGCCGGAGGTGGGGCATCGATCCGCTTGTGCAGCCCATTCCCGTCGCTCCTGCCGCTCACTATTGGATGGGGGGGATTGCCGTCGATCTGATGAATCGAACTTCCATTCCCGGTTTGTACGCCATTGGGGAGGTTGCCAGCACGGGGGTTCACGGAGCCAACCGCTTGGCGAGTAATTCATTGTTGGAATGCGTTGTCTATGCCGCTCAACTGTCCGATCTCGACCTCGAACCGGATCGAAGGATCTTTGAGTCTCCAGACGCGATCGACCAAGCAGAGGACTACGCCGACCAAGCAGAGGCGATGGGTGCAATCCGGGAAGAACTCAAGGGGTTAATGTGGAGTTGTGCGGGGATTCATCGCTCTGAGGATCTTTTGCAGGGCGCGATCGCGCGGGTTCAGTCCTGGCAAAAAGAATTGGCAACTTTGAGTTCCACTCAATTCCTGCTCGCACCCCACCCGACCCCAGATTGCTACTTGAGTGCCCAAGGGACAGAAACAAACCTGCACGTCTGTACCGAAACCCTCAATCTCCTCGATGTGGCTTACCAAATCCTCAAAAGTGCGCTCTTTCGCACCGAGAGTCGCGGCGGACACTATCGCAGCGATTATCC is part of the Lusitaniella coriacea LEGE 07157 genome and encodes:
- the nadB gene encoding L-aspartate oxidase, whose product is MSPFASDVSLPKQFDVIVVGAGAAGLYAALCLPKSLQVGLITKDSLRTGASDWAQGGIAAAIAPEDSPTFHWEDTIKAGAGLCDRAAVQFLVENAPSAIARLVEMGVAFDRKGEHLAMTLEAAHSYPRVLHAADTTGRAIVSTLTECVLQQENIHILSQALVLNLWLQPQTRRCQGVRLLQRDRAFWVRAGAVVLATGGGGQVFSQTTNPAVSTGDGIALAWRAGAVLRDLEFFQFHPTALTQPGAPRFLISEAVRGEGAHLVDEQGNRFAFEYHPKGELAPRDVVSRAIFDRLEKTGTSCVYLDLSPIEPDRARYRFPNILRVCRRWGIDPLVQPIPVAPAAHYWMGGIAVDLMNRTSIPGLYAIGEVASTGVHGANRLASNSLLECVVYAAQLSDLDLEPDRRIFESPDAIDQAEDYADQAEAMGAIREELKGLMWSCAGIHRSEDLLQGAIARVQSWQKELATLSSTQFLLAPHPTPDCYLSAQGTETNLHVCTETLNLLDVAYQILKSALFRTESRGGHYRSDYPHPSPDWQVHTLIERDRWYVAPLEKD